In Oscillospiraceae bacterium, the following are encoded in one genomic region:
- a CDS encoding DNA-directed RNA polymerase subunit alpha: MIEIERPSITTLEQSEDGSFGKFSVEPLERGFGITLGNSLRRILLSSLPGVAVTCVKIDGVLHEISTITGVKEDVTEIILNVKGITAKLHSNQPKTVIIDVTGECEVCAGDIKCDSDIEILNPRHHLATVSAGVKFYMELTFDTGRGYVSSDRNKQLGAPSIGTIYTDSIFTPVYNVNYTVDNTRVEDKMEYDKLTIEVLTDATITAKESISLAAKILNEHLNIFVDLSDEAKHTEIMVDRDETIKEKVLEITIEELDMSVRSFNCLKRAGINTVQDLTNKTEDEMIKVRNLGKKSLEEVIQKLASLGLSLKKDDE; the protein is encoded by the coding sequence ATGATAGAAATAGAAAGACCGAGCATAACCACTCTCGAGCAGAGCGAGGACGGCTCTTTCGGTAAATTCTCGGTTGAGCCGCTCGAAAGAGGCTTCGGCATCACCCTCGGGAATTCCCTTCGCAGAATATTATTGAGCTCGCTTCCCGGAGTCGCTGTGACTTGTGTAAAGATCGATGGCGTCCTTCACGAGATATCCACGATAACGGGTGTTAAAGAAGATGTAACCGAAATAATACTGAATGTAAAAGGCATCACAGCCAAGCTGCATTCAAATCAACCGAAGACCGTCATAATAGACGTCACCGGCGAGTGCGAAGTATGCGCCGGTGATATCAAATGCGACTCGGATATCGAAATACTCAATCCGAGGCATCATCTCGCGACGGTATCAGCGGGCGTAAAATTTTATATGGAGCTGACATTTGATACCGGAAGAGGATATGTTTCCTCCGATCGCAACAAACAACTCGGCGCGCCTTCGATAGGCACCATATATACGGATTCTATCTTCACTCCTGTTTACAATGTCAATTACACGGTTGACAACACACGCGTAGAAGACAAGATGGAATACGATAAGCTTACCATAGAGGTACTTACCGATGCAACCATCACCGCAAAAGAATCCATTTCGCTCGCCGCCAAGATTCTCAACGAGCATCTCAATATCTTTGTCGACCTTTCGGACGAGGCAAAACACACCGAAATAATGGTGGACAGAGACGAGACCATCAAAGAAAAAGTTCTTGAGATAACCATTGAGGAACTTGACATGTCGGTTCGCTCCTTTAACTGCTTGAAGCGCGCCGGAATAAACACCGTACAGGATCTGACAAATAAGACCGAGGATGAAATGATTAAAGTCAGAAACCTCGGAAAGAAATCACTCGAGGAAGTAATTCAAAAGCTCGCCAGCTTAGGCTTATCACTTAAGAAGGACGACGAATAA
- the rpsD gene encoding 30S ribosomal protein S4 gives MAKYTGPACRQCRREGCKMFLKGDRCYTGKCAIEKRNQIPGQHAQGRKNVKEYGLQLREKQKAKRYYGILETQFRNYFKKAEKREGMTGDNLLILIERRFDNVIYRAGFAESRRDARQLVLHGHFTLNGKKANIPSMTLSAGDVVALKASSRDLPKFKAVAESIEGKSSVKWLDVNKENLTATITALPARGDIDFEIQDNLIVELYSK, from the coding sequence ATGGCTAAATATACCGGACCCGCATGCAGACAGTGCCGCAGAGAAGGCTGTAAAATGTTCTTGAAGGGCGACCGCTGCTATACGGGCAAGTGCGCCATAGAAAAACGCAATCAGATACCCGGACAGCATGCACAGGGACGCAAGAATGTCAAGGAATACGGATTACAGCTCCGTGAAAAGCAAAAGGCAAAGAGATATTACGGAATTCTTGAGACTCAGTTCAGAAACTACTTTAAAAAAGCTGAAAAAAGAGAAGGCATGACAGGCGACAACCTGCTCATACTTATCGAAAGAAGATTCGACAATGTTATCTACAGAGCCGGATTTGCTGAAAGCCGCAGAGACGCGCGTCAGCTCGTTCTTCACGGTCACTTTACCTTGAACGGTAAAAAAGCAAATATTCCTTCAATGACGCTCAGCGCCGGAGATGTCGTCGCATTAAAGGCTTCCAGCCGCGACCTTCCGAAGTTCAAAGCTGTTGCCGAAAGCATCGAAGGAAAGTCATCGGTCAAATGGCTCGACGTAAATAAGGAAAATCTCACGGCAACCATTACGGCTTTGCCGGCAAGAGGCGATATTGATTTCGAAATTCAGGACAACCTTATAGTAGAGCTTTATTCCAAGTAA
- the rpsK gene encoding 30S ribosomal protein S11: MAAKQVTTTKRVVNKKRRERKNIEKGCAHIRSTYNNTIVTLTDMSGNALSWASSGEMGFKGSKKSTPYAAQTAAETAAKLAMEHGLKTVEVYVKGPGQGRESAIRALQTAGLDIILIKDVTPIPHNGCRPPKRRRV; the protein is encoded by the coding sequence ATGGCCGCAAAGCAAGTAACCACAACAAAAAGAGTCGTCAATAAAAAGCGCCGCGAACGCAAGAACATTGAAAAAGGCTGCGCTCATATCCGCTCAACTTACAATAACACGATAGTTACGCTCACCGATATGAGTGGTAATGCTCTTTCTTGGGCATCCTCAGGTGAAATGGGCTTCAAGGGCTCGAAGAAATCGACTCCCTACGCTGCTCAAACCGCCGCCGAGACTGCGGCGAAGCTCGCAATGGAGCACGGACTGAAGACTGTTGAAGTCTATGTAAAAGGTCCCGGTCAAGGAAGAGAGTCGGCAATCCGCGCTCTCCAAACCGCCGGTCTCGACATAATCCTCATAAAGGATGTCACACCCATTCCGCACAACGGATGCCGTCCTCCCAAGAGAAGACGCGTATAA
- the rpsM gene encoding 30S ribosomal protein S13, translating to MARIAGVDIPREKRVEIGLTYIFGIGRTSSNKILSATGVNPDTRVKDLTDDEIARLREVIENGYTVEGDLRRNIAYDIKRMTDIGCYRGIRHRKGLPVRGQRTKTNARTRKGPVKTIANKKK from the coding sequence ATGGCTCGTATAGCAGGCGTAGACATTCCGAGAGAAAAACGCGTCGAAATAGGCTTGACGTATATTTTCGGCATCGGAAGAACCTCGTCAAATAAAATCCTTTCTGCGACCGGAGTAAACCCAGATACCAGAGTCAAGGATTTGACAGACGACGAAATTGCCCGTCTCCGCGAAGTGATCGAAAACGGATATACCGTTGAAGGCGATCTTAGAAGAAACATCGCCTATGATATAAAGAGAATGACGGATATCGGTTGTTATAGAGGCATTCGCCATCGCAAGGGTCTTCCTGTCAGAGGACAGAGGACGAAGACCAACGCGAGGACAAGAAAAGGCCCCGTTAAGACAATAGCAAATAAGAAGAAATAA
- the rpmJ gene encoding 50S ribosomal protein L36: MKVKPSVKKICEKCKIIKRKGTVMVICENPKHKQRQG, from the coding sequence ATGAAAGTAAAGCCTTCCGTAAAGAAAATCTGCGAGAAGTGTAAGATTATCAAAAGAAAAGGCACCGTAATGGTGATTTGCGAAAACCCGAAGCATAAACAAAGACAAGGATAA
- the infA gene encoding translation initiation factor IF-1: MPKDDVMEFEGVVTETLPNATFRVKLPNGMIIIAHISGKMRMNYIKIVPGDKVLLDVSVYDPTKGRITRRL, from the coding sequence CTGCCTAAAGACGATGTAATGGAATTTGAAGGCGTCGTGACGGAAACGCTCCCGAACGCCACATTCCGGGTAAAGCTCCCGAACGGAATGATAATAATCGCGCATATCTCAGGGAAAATGCGTATGAACTACATTAAAATAGTCCCCGGTGACAAGGTTCTCCTCGATGTCTCGGTATATGACCCGACTAAGGGAAGGATCACTCGCCGGCTGTAA
- the map gene encoding type I methionyl aminopeptidase, whose amino-acid sequence MIKLYNKTQIEKIRESCRITASALRYGGELVHPGAKLITIDKKIREYIESHGAVPSFLNYNGFPASACISVNGEIIHGIPDERILSEGDIVSIDVGAYYHGFHGDCADTFGAGVISADAKRLIDITKQCFYNGISAAKPDGKPGEPNEKRIGDISAAVQKTAEDAGFSVVREYVGHGVGQDLHESPDVPNYGRSGRGPRLMPGMVFAVEPMICQYSAAIKTLSNNWTVVTADGGLAAHYENTVTFTEDSIEILTVPD is encoded by the coding sequence ATGATAAAGCTTTATAACAAGACGCAGATCGAAAAGATCCGCGAGAGCTGCCGTATAACGGCGTCGGCTCTCCGTTATGGCGGAGAGCTTGTACACCCCGGAGCGAAGCTTATAACGATCGACAAGAAAATTCGCGAATATATTGAGAGTCACGGCGCTGTTCCGTCGTTTCTCAATTATAACGGATTTCCGGCCAGTGCGTGCATAAGCGTCAACGGGGAAATAATTCACGGGATACCTGACGAAAGGATTTTATCGGAAGGTGATATCGTGAGCATAGACGTTGGAGCATATTATCACGGCTTTCACGGCGACTGCGCCGATACGTTCGGAGCGGGAGTCATTTCCGCGGATGCAAAGCGTCTGATAGACATAACAAAACAATGCTTTTATAACGGAATTTCTGCGGCAAAGCCCGATGGAAAACCCGGAGAACCGAATGAAAAACGTATAGGCGATATTTCGGCGGCCGTACAAAAGACCGCGGAGGACGCCGGATTCTCGGTGGTTCGAGAATATGTCGGACATGGTGTCGGTCAGGATCTTCACGAGAGCCCTGACGTACCGAATTACGGCCGCAGCGGCCGCGGTCCACGACTGATGCCGGGAATGGTATTTGCTGTTGAACCGATGATCTGTCAGTACAGCGCTGCAATAAAAACTCTTTCGAATAACTGGACGGTTGTAACTGCCGATGGCGGGCTCGCGGCGCATTATGAAAACACCGTGACCTTCACCGAGGACAGTATCGAGATCCTGACCGTCCCGGATTGA
- a CDS encoding adenylate kinase — protein MKIIFIGAPGAGKGTQAENVGHMLDIPAISTGAMIREAIKNGTSLGKIAKETIEKGDLLPDETVNALMKERLSMPDCKNGFILDGYPRTTGQAEALDKMGFGIDRVINIYVSDEDIITRMSGRRVCKACGETYHVIYNPSKAEKGTRCDKCGGELVTRADDMLETVKNRLRVYHEQTKPLEDYYEAQTKLVTVYGQEKLEDTTRLTLEAIGINDKAL, from the coding sequence ATGAAAATAATTTTCATCGGAGCGCCGGGAGCCGGGAAAGGCACACAGGCCGAAAATGTCGGTCATATGCTTGATATTCCCGCAATATCGACAGGCGCGATGATAAGAGAAGCAATCAAGAACGGAACTTCGCTCGGAAAGATAGCAAAGGAAACAATAGAAAAGGGCGATCTTCTCCCGGACGAGACCGTTAACGCGCTTATGAAGGAGAGACTGAGCATGCCGGACTGCAAGAACGGCTTCATTCTCGACGGATATCCGCGAACGACCGGACAAGCCGAAGCTCTTGATAAAATGGGTTTCGGCATTGACCGGGTAATAAATATCTATGTGTCTGACGAAGACATAATAACGCGAATGAGCGGAAGGCGCGTGTGCAAGGCCTGCGGCGAAACGTATCACGTTATCTACAATCCGTCAAAAGCGGAAAAAGGGACGAGATGCGACAAATGCGGCGGTGAGCTTGTGACAAGAGCTGATGATATGCTTGAGACAGTAAAAAACCGTCTGAGGGTATATCACGAGCAGACAAAGCCTCTTGAAGATTATTATGAGGCGCAGACAAAGCTCGTGACCGTATACGGTCAGGAAAAGCTTGAGGATACAACGAGACTTACGCTTGAGGCAATTGGAATAAATGATAAAGCTTTATAA
- the secY gene encoding preprotein translocase subunit SecY, producing the protein MFKTFVNAWKLPDLRKKIVYTIIIVLIYRIGCVLPLPFIDPTAIAAWFNSSANSSILSYFNILSGNTFSRATLFALSVSPYITAQIVIQLLTIAIPSLEKLSKDEDGRMKITQITRYLTVALGILTSYGYYATLNSSKIDAITKPGFFACIVIMMCQTAGAVLVMWVSERLTEKGIGQGISILLFVNIVSAIPTMGSAFVAQFSLYKGYTILIFAAMIIVAVLIVAFIVFMSQSERRLPVQYAKRVVGRKMYGGQSTFLPMKLNMSGVMPIIFASTIATLPATIAMFCPQPEAGSFWYKFLNNFFSMQSVPYAVVLFLLIIAFSYFYLAISFNPVEVANNLKKNGGFVLGMRPGKPTSDYIARVLRKITLIGGFFLGIIAIIPIVIGWITNPFGISFGALSFGGTSLLIVVSVALETTRDLDSQITMRHYKGFLE; encoded by the coding sequence GTGTTCAAGACGTTCGTAAACGCGTGGAAGCTCCCGGATCTCCGCAAAAAGATCGTTTATACAATAATAATCGTTCTGATCTACAGAATCGGCTGCGTGCTCCCTCTCCCGTTTATTGATCCGACGGCGATCGCCGCTTGGTTTAATTCAAGCGCGAACTCCTCGATATTATCGTACTTCAACATTCTTTCAGGAAACACCTTTTCACGCGCGACTTTATTCGCGCTCTCGGTATCTCCGTACATCACCGCCCAGATCGTTATACAGCTTCTCACAATAGCGATTCCGTCGCTGGAGAAACTGTCCAAGGATGAGGACGGGAGAATGAAAATAACCCAGATCACCCGTTATCTCACGGTTGCTCTCGGCATATTGACAAGCTACGGATATTATGCGACTCTTAACAGCTCGAAAATCGACGCGATAACAAAGCCCGGCTTTTTTGCCTGCATAGTTATCATGATGTGCCAGACCGCCGGTGCGGTGCTGGTCATGTGGGTTTCCGAAAGGCTCACGGAAAAAGGCATCGGACAAGGTATCTCGATACTTCTTTTCGTGAACATCGTTTCCGCGATCCCGACAATGGGCAGCGCTTTCGTGGCGCAGTTCTCACTGTATAAAGGATATACGATCCTCATCTTTGCGGCAATGATCATTGTTGCTGTTCTGATAGTTGCATTCATTGTATTTATGTCTCAATCGGAACGCCGTCTTCCTGTCCAATACGCAAAACGTGTGGTCGGGCGTAAAATGTACGGCGGTCAGAGTACGTTCCTGCCGATGAAGCTCAATATGAGCGGCGTTATGCCGATTATATTTGCCAGCACCATCGCCACTCTTCCGGCTACGATCGCTATGTTCTGCCCGCAGCCCGAAGCAGGGTCATTCTGGTATAAATTCCTTAACAACTTCTTTTCAATGCAAAGCGTTCCATATGCTGTCGTGCTTTTCTTACTTATTATTGCATTCTCATATTTCTACCTTGCAATATCGTTTAACCCGGTGGAAGTTGCGAACAATCTAAAGAAAAACGGTGGTTTCGTCCTCGGTATGCGCCCCGGAAAACCGACAAGCGATTATATAGCGAGAGTTCTCAGAAAAATTACGCTGATTGGCGGTTTCTTTTTGGGAATAATCGCAATAATACCGATCGTAATAGGATGGATAACAAATCCCTTCGGAATTTCCTTCGGTGCGCTTTCCTTCGGCGGCACGAGCCTTCTCATAGTTGTGTCCGTTGCGCTCGAAACGACGAGAGATCTCGATTCGCAGATCACAATGCGCCACTATAAGGGATTCTTGGAATAA
- the rplO gene encoding 50S ribosomal protein L15 — protein sequence MKLYELSPAPGSTKEAYRKGRGTGSGNGKTAGKGNKGQNARSGGGVRPGFEGGQIPAYRRLPKRGFDNQKFATNYAIINVCDLDMFENGQVVGIEDLIENGLIKKSFSGLKVLGNGNITKKITVKAKIFSAAAKEKIEAAGGKTEVI from the coding sequence ATGAAGCTTTATGAACTTTCCCCGGCGCCCGGCTCCACAAAAGAAGCATACCGCAAGGGCAGAGGCACCGGATCCGGAAACGGTAAAACCGCCGGTAAGGGAAACAAAGGACAAAACGCACGTTCAGGCGGCGGTGTTCGCCCCGGCTTCGAAGGCGGACAGATACCGGCCTACAGAAGACTCCCGAAGAGAGGATTTGACAATCAGAAATTCGCAACAAATTATGCGATAATTAACGTCTGCGATCTCGACATGTTCGAAAACGGACAGGTTGTCGGAATAGAAGACCTTATTGAAAACGGACTTATCAAAAAATCTTTCTCCGGACTCAAGGTTCTCGGAAATGGCAATATCACCAAAAAGATTACGGTTAAAGCTAAAATCTTTTCGGCTGCGGCTAAAGAAAAGATAGAAGCCGCAGGCGGAAAGACAGAGGTGATCTAA
- the rpmD gene encoding 50S ribosomal protein L30, producing the protein MSKLKITLAKSLIGRLEKQQKTALALGLTKIGDETVQEDSAVTNGKINVIRHLVKVEKVD; encoded by the coding sequence ATGTCCAAACTAAAAATAACACTCGCCAAAAGCTTAATAGGCAGACTTGAAAAACAGCAGAAAACCGCTCTCGCTCTCGGGCTGACAAAAATCGGAGACGAGACTGTCCAGGAAGACAGCGCGGTCACCAACGGCAAAATCAATGTGATCAGGCACCTGGTAAAGGTTGAAAAGGTTGACTGA
- the rpsE gene encoding 30S ribosomal protein S5, whose protein sequence is MAGRIDAATLDLTEVVVDVKSVSKTVKGGRVRKFTALVVVGDGNGHVGCGLGKAAERPEAVRKGIEDAKKNIIEVSLKGTTIPHEIIGVYGAGRVLLKPAAPGTGVIAGGKVRSVLDKVGVKDVRTKCLRSNNPTNVVKATFEGLRTLRTAEQVAKMRDKTPEEILG, encoded by the coding sequence ATGGCAGGAAGAATTGATGCCGCGACTCTTGATCTTACAGAAGTCGTGGTCGATGTAAAAAGCGTTTCCAAAACCGTAAAAGGCGGACGTGTCCGTAAGTTCACGGCGCTGGTAGTCGTCGGTGACGGAAACGGGCATGTAGGATGCGGACTCGGCAAAGCCGCGGAGCGTCCTGAAGCCGTGAGAAAAGGAATCGAAGACGCAAAGAAAAACATTATAGAGGTCTCGCTCAAGGGCACGACAATCCCGCATGAGATTATCGGCGTTTACGGAGCGGGCAGAGTGCTTTTGAAGCCGGCTGCTCCCGGAACTGGAGTTATTGCCGGAGGAAAAGTCAGAAGCGTTCTTGACAAAGTCGGTGTAAAGGACGTCAGAACAAAGTGTCTGCGTTCAAATAACCCAACCAACGTTGTAAAGGCCACCTTCGAGGGCTTGAGAACTCTCCGCACGGCTGAACAAGTCGCAAAGATGAGGGATAAGACTCCCGAGGAGATCCTCGGCTGA
- the rplR gene encoding 50S ribosomal protein L18: MVSKINKNNSRLKRHIRVRSKVSGTAERPRLSVYRSENHIIVQIIDDATGNTLVSASSHEKDFAANGGNKAGARLVGQIIGKRALEKGISSVIFDRGGYLYHGRIQELAEGARESGLKF, encoded by the coding sequence ATGGTTTCAAAAATCAATAAAAACAATAGCCGTCTGAAACGTCACATAAGAGTGCGCAGTAAGGTATCCGGCACTGCGGAAAGACCGCGTCTTTCGGTTTACCGTTCGGAAAATCACATTATCGTTCAGATAATTGACGACGCAACGGGGAATACGCTCGTTTCGGCTTCCTCTCACGAAAAGGACTTCGCCGCAAACGGCGGCAATAAAGCCGGCGCCAGACTCGTCGGTCAGATAATAGGAAAACGCGCTCTTGAAAAGGGTATCTCCTCAGTCATATTTGACAGAGGCGGCTATCTGTATCACGGACGTATACAAGAGCTTGCCGAAGGCGCCCGCGAAAGCGGACTCAAGTTCTGA
- the rplF gene encoding 50S ribosomal protein L6: protein MSRIGRLPVEVPAGVKVTLDGSTLTVKGAKTELTKTFNSAIKINMENNHIICSRESDEKNIKALHGLTRALIADMVAGVTKGFSKTLEISEGGYRAQLKGKQLVLNLGFSHEIFFDEKDGITFEVPDPNKVIVHGADKQKVGQVASEIRSKRPPEPYLGKGVKYAGEKIRRKAGKAGK, encoded by the coding sequence ATGTCAAGAATCGGAAGATTGCCCGTTGAGGTTCCGGCCGGAGTCAAAGTGACACTTGACGGAAGCACCCTTACCGTAAAGGGAGCGAAGACCGAGCTTACAAAAACCTTCAACAGCGCTATTAAAATAAACATGGAAAACAATCACATAATTTGCTCCAGAGAAAGCGATGAAAAGAATATCAAAGCTCTCCACGGTCTGACGAGAGCGCTCATCGCGGATATGGTAGCCGGTGTGACTAAGGGCTTTTCCAAAACGCTAGAAATCAGCGAAGGCGGATATAGAGCCCAGCTGAAGGGAAAGCAGCTCGTGCTTAATCTGGGATTTTCGCACGAGATCTTCTTTGATGAAAAAGATGGAATAACCTTTGAAGTACCGGATCCAAACAAGGTTATCGTACACGGAGCAGATAAGCAGAAGGTAGGACAAGTCGCATCTGAAATAAGATCGAAGCGTCCGCCGGAGCCATATCTGGGCAAAGGCGTCAAGTATGCCGGCGAAAAGATCCGCCGCAAAGCCGGCAAAGCAGGTAAATAA
- the rpsH gene encoding 30S ribosomal protein S8, protein MQITDAVADMLTRIRNANSAKHETVEVPASNVKKSIAQILLDEGYIKGYSLAEDDKQGMIKIVLKYGPGKQRIIQGLRRVSKPGLRIYASAAELPRVMKGLGVAIISTSKGIMTDKTARKENVGGEVLAFIW, encoded by the coding sequence ATGCAGATTACAGATGCTGTTGCCGATATGCTCACGCGTATCAGAAACGCGAATTCGGCAAAACACGAAACGGTCGAAGTTCCCGCTTCAAACGTTAAAAAGTCAATCGCTCAGATACTTTTAGACGAAGGCTACATCAAAGGATACTCCCTCGCGGAAGATGATAAGCAGGGAATGATCAAAATTGTATTGAAATACGGTCCCGGTAAACAAAGAATAATTCAGGGGCTTCGCAGGGTGTCAAAACCAGGTCTCCGTATATACGCGAGTGCCGCGGAGCTTCCTAGAGTCATGAAAGGTCTCGGCGTTGCGATTATATCGACGTCCAAAGGCATCATGACCGACAAAACCGCAAGAAAGGAAAATGTCGGCGGAGAAGTTCTCGCCTTCATTTGGTAA
- a CDS encoding type Z 30S ribosomal protein S14: MAKKSMILKQQKPQKFSTREYNRCKICGRPHAYLRKFGICRICFRELAHKGQIPGVRKASW, from the coding sequence ATGGCAAAGAAATCAATGATACTCAAGCAGCAAAAGCCGCAGAAGTTTTCTACTCGTGAATACAACCGCTGCAAGATCTGCGGAAGGCCTCATGCTTATCTGCGTAAGTTCGGTATATGCCGTATATGCTTCAGAGAGCTGGCACATAAAGGCCAAATTCCCGGCGTGAGAAAAGCAAGCTGGTAA